In a single window of the Labeo rohita strain BAU-BD-2019 chromosome 23, IGBB_LRoh.1.0, whole genome shotgun sequence genome:
- the slc2a1a gene encoding solute carrier family 2, facilitated glucose transporter member 1a isoform X2 translates to MESNKKQLTLQLMMAVGTAVIGSLQFGYNTGVINAPQKTIEAFYNETWYKRYSDYMPSTTLTTLWSVSVAIFSVGGIFGSFSVGLFVNRFGRRNSMLIVNILAFIAAALMGFSKLAESWEMLIIGRFIVGLYSGLSTGFVPMYVGEIAPTSLRGALGTLHQLGIVIGILIAQIFGIKEIMGTPTMWPFLLGFTFIPAVLQCALLPFCPESPRYLLINQNEEAKAKSVLKKLRGTEDVAADMQEMREESRQMMREKTVTIPELFRSLLYRQPIFIAIMLQLSQQFSGINAVFYYSTGIFEKAGVPEPVYATIGAGVVNTAFTVVSLFIVERAGRRSLHLVGLMGMAVSSVLMTIAMALLDQVKWMSYVSIVAIFSFVAFFEIGPGPIPWFIVAELFSQGPRPSAIAVAGFSNWFANFLVGMCFQYVEELTGPYVFIIFTVLLLIFFVFTYFKVPETKGRTFEEISASFRSGAEKYTRDDLNTLGADSQL, encoded by the exons ATGGAGTCTAATAAAAAG CAGTTGACGCTTCAGCTGATGATGGCTGTTGGGACTGCTGTGATCGGCTCCTTGCAGTTTGGCTACAACACAGGAGTCATCAATGCCCCACAGAAG ACCATCGAGGCTTTCTATAATGAGACGTGGTATAAGAGGTACTCGGATTACATGCCGTCAACCACTCTAACAACACTTTGGTCTGTATCGGTGGCCATTTTCTCTGTAGGTGGCATTTTCGGCTCCTTTTCGGTTGGGCTCTTTGTAAACCGCTTTGGCAG GAGGAACTCGATGCTCATTGTTAATATTCTGGCCTTCATAGCTGCCGCATTAATGGGCTTTTCCAAGCTGGCCGAATCCTGGGAGATGCTTATTATCGGACGCTTCATTGTGGGGCTTTACTCTGGCCTGTCCACAGGCTTTGTACCAATGTATGTAGGAGAAATCGCCCCAACTTCATTACGTGGGGCACTGGGGACACTTCATCAGCTTGGCATTGTCATTGGCATCCTCATAGCACAG ATTTTTGGTATTAAAGAAATCATGGGGACCCCTACAATGTGGCCCTTCCTGCTTGGCTTTACTTTCATCCCAGCTGTACTCCAGTGTGCACTGCTGCCCTTCTGCCCTGAAAGCCCACGCTACCTCCTCATCAACCAGAATGAGGAGGCCAAAGCCAAGAGTG TGCTGAAGAAGCTCCGTGGCACTGAGGAtgtggctgcagacatgcaggAGATGAGGGAGGAGAGCAGGCAGATGATGAGGGAGAAGACGGTCACCATCCCTGAGCTCTTCCGCTCATTGCTCTACCGTCAGCCCATTTTCATTGCCATCATGCTGCAGCTCTCCCAGCAGTTCTCTGGTATCAATGCT GTTTTTTATTACTCCACTGGTATATTTGAGAAAGCAGGAGTGCCTGAGCCGGTCTATGCCACCATTGGTGCTGGAGTTGTAAACACAGCATTCACAGTTGTGTCG CTGTTCATTGTGGAACGAGCTGGTCGAAGATCACTACATCTTGTTGGGCTGATGGGAATGGCTGTGTCTTCTGTTCTCATGACCATCGCTATGGCGCTACTA GATCAAGTGAAATGGATGTCGTATGTCAGCATCGTAGCCATCTTTAGTTTTGTGGCATTTTTCGAGATCGGACCAGGCCCGATCCCATGGTTCATTGTAGCAGAACTCTTCAGTCAAGGTCCCCGGCCTTCTGCCATCGCTGTTGCTGGTTTCTCCAACTGGTTTGCTAACTTCTTGGTGGGAATGTGCTTCCAGTATGTTGAG GAACTGACAGGCCCATACGTTTTCATCATCTTCACTGTCCTCCTGCTGATATTCTTCGTCTTCACCTACTTTAAAGTTCCTGAGACCAAAGGCCGGACATTTGAAGAGATCTCGGCGAGCTTCCGCTCAGGGGCAGAGAAATATACCCGAGATGATCTGAACACACTGGGGGCAGATTCCCAGCTCTGA
- the slc2a1a gene encoding solute carrier family 2, facilitated glucose transporter member 1a isoform X1, whose translation MTATDKTKPSETTSLVRPSDSSKQQLTLQLMMAVGTAVIGSLQFGYNTGVINAPQKTIEAFYNETWYKRYSDYMPSTTLTTLWSVSVAIFSVGGIFGSFSVGLFVNRFGRRNSMLIVNILAFIAAALMGFSKLAESWEMLIIGRFIVGLYSGLSTGFVPMYVGEIAPTSLRGALGTLHQLGIVIGILIAQIFGIKEIMGTPTMWPFLLGFTFIPAVLQCALLPFCPESPRYLLINQNEEAKAKSVLKKLRGTEDVAADMQEMREESRQMMREKTVTIPELFRSLLYRQPIFIAIMLQLSQQFSGINAVFYYSTGIFEKAGVPEPVYATIGAGVVNTAFTVVSLFIVERAGRRSLHLVGLMGMAVSSVLMTIAMALLDQVKWMSYVSIVAIFSFVAFFEIGPGPIPWFIVAELFSQGPRPSAIAVAGFSNWFANFLVGMCFQYVEELTGPYVFIIFTVLLLIFFVFTYFKVPETKGRTFEEISASFRSGAEKYTRDDLNTLGADSQL comes from the exons CAGTTGACGCTTCAGCTGATGATGGCTGTTGGGACTGCTGTGATCGGCTCCTTGCAGTTTGGCTACAACACAGGAGTCATCAATGCCCCACAGAAG ACCATCGAGGCTTTCTATAATGAGACGTGGTATAAGAGGTACTCGGATTACATGCCGTCAACCACTCTAACAACACTTTGGTCTGTATCGGTGGCCATTTTCTCTGTAGGTGGCATTTTCGGCTCCTTTTCGGTTGGGCTCTTTGTAAACCGCTTTGGCAG GAGGAACTCGATGCTCATTGTTAATATTCTGGCCTTCATAGCTGCCGCATTAATGGGCTTTTCCAAGCTGGCCGAATCCTGGGAGATGCTTATTATCGGACGCTTCATTGTGGGGCTTTACTCTGGCCTGTCCACAGGCTTTGTACCAATGTATGTAGGAGAAATCGCCCCAACTTCATTACGTGGGGCACTGGGGACACTTCATCAGCTTGGCATTGTCATTGGCATCCTCATAGCACAG ATTTTTGGTATTAAAGAAATCATGGGGACCCCTACAATGTGGCCCTTCCTGCTTGGCTTTACTTTCATCCCAGCTGTACTCCAGTGTGCACTGCTGCCCTTCTGCCCTGAAAGCCCACGCTACCTCCTCATCAACCAGAATGAGGAGGCCAAAGCCAAGAGTG TGCTGAAGAAGCTCCGTGGCACTGAGGAtgtggctgcagacatgcaggAGATGAGGGAGGAGAGCAGGCAGATGATGAGGGAGAAGACGGTCACCATCCCTGAGCTCTTCCGCTCATTGCTCTACCGTCAGCCCATTTTCATTGCCATCATGCTGCAGCTCTCCCAGCAGTTCTCTGGTATCAATGCT GTTTTTTATTACTCCACTGGTATATTTGAGAAAGCAGGAGTGCCTGAGCCGGTCTATGCCACCATTGGTGCTGGAGTTGTAAACACAGCATTCACAGTTGTGTCG CTGTTCATTGTGGAACGAGCTGGTCGAAGATCACTACATCTTGTTGGGCTGATGGGAATGGCTGTGTCTTCTGTTCTCATGACCATCGCTATGGCGCTACTA GATCAAGTGAAATGGATGTCGTATGTCAGCATCGTAGCCATCTTTAGTTTTGTGGCATTTTTCGAGATCGGACCAGGCCCGATCCCATGGTTCATTGTAGCAGAACTCTTCAGTCAAGGTCCCCGGCCTTCTGCCATCGCTGTTGCTGGTTTCTCCAACTGGTTTGCTAACTTCTTGGTGGGAATGTGCTTCCAGTATGTTGAG GAACTGACAGGCCCATACGTTTTCATCATCTTCACTGTCCTCCTGCTGATATTCTTCGTCTTCACCTACTTTAAAGTTCCTGAGACCAAAGGCCGGACATTTGAAGAGATCTCGGCGAGCTTCCGCTCAGGGGCAGAGAAATATACCCGAGATGATCTGAACACACTGGGGGCAGATTCCCAGCTCTGA